AGTTCGTACCTTGTCTTTTCTACACACGACCATGCCTCGTTTACCTAATACCTCCTGAATTGCATTAAGAATATCAGTCACAGCATATGAGTTACCAGGTACAATGTTTGCTTGGCTCAATACATTTTTCATGTCATACTGTTTTAGTAGAGAAACACCTTTTTGGAAATACTTTATCTCAGTGCTCATCGGTTCCAACACTGCCGCGCAAGTACCATGTTTCTCCCATTCGTGTTGCCAGAGTGAATAAGAGTCTCTACCATATTCAATATCTATCCATTTCTCTTTTAGCTGTCCTTCAATAGGCTTTAAAGCACTTATACTGAATGGCAAAGAAGGATTACAAAATAGCGGTCCTATTTTGTGATACTGAGAAGGCCAAATACCGTGAATTGTCCACTCGTTAATGTCCGATGGCAACGCACATTGATGCCACGGTGAATTTTCCTGCCATAAATGGCAAATGGTTGCAGGCCAGCGTtgagtaaaaataataatatcgaAGTTACTTGATCTTCCTATCGCATGTCTGTAATAATAGTCGATTCCAGTAAAACAGAGAAAATGGTAACACGATGTAATAGAATAATAGAAGAAGAATGTTTGGGAACGAATTTACTCCTTGCAAAATTTCTTATTTAAACAGTTTTATACTCACCTGTTGAAGACAGCGAGGAGAAACAAGAGTAAACTTATCCTGCGGCTGAACATCTCTGGAAAACTAAAGTTCTAGTGTACCAAGCGGATTTGAATTGGCGTGCGTTCAGCGACCGTTTAAATAGCTGAGTCGAGCCGCGCGCTCCCACTCGCCTTTTATGCACGTCGCCCCACTATATATTTCTCCGCCACGTTGCAGATGGTCAACTACCTGAACATCtgcaacataacttttacagagcGTTCAAAACAAAGGACTTGGGCTGCTTTATCCGCGTCCTATGTTAGAAGTTATCCGTAACGCATATAGATAAGAAATCGGAAACTTGAAAATATCGTTTATCTCGTTAGCTTTTCTGGGCGTATAACATTTTCTTCGACCAATCAAGAAAAGATAACGATTAATTGCAGTGTATTCGATTTTTCCAGAGAGAATTTCTGTCATTAATTACATTTTCTATCGAACAATAAATTAATTCATTTTTGTACTATaatcaataaaaaaaaattgttaagttAACTTTTTGTAGACCTTTATTGTCAGGTATATTATCCTAATACGCTAATTTACCTAAGTGATTGACAAACTCATGAGATTATCTTCTCACATAATTAGTATTTACACCTGAGCAATTTGACTTTGAACGAAATATGTTAAAAATTATGTAATATTCATTGCTAAacaaactgtattttatccatttTTTATCTACGCCATACATATGTATCTATTTGTTTTATGTCGATTTAAACAGTGACGCGAACGTAACAAGCATTATCAATTCACGTGTTCATCTTGTTATAGATTAGATTTCTTATTCTTTGTTCCTGCGATCCTTCTTGAGTGTAACCTAAAATACATGTGTGCAATCATGGtttcaataatattatttatgttAGTCGCCGCTAGGTGCCGCCACTTAACCATCGATTCGATAATCGAAatagaaaattcgaaaatccTACTTCGATTCGATATTTCTAGTTAGTGCAACCGGCTTCTTGTTCGAACTGCGAGTGCAAAAATGTTACGCGATATTATTGTGTCTAAAATGTGGTAATTTAGTCGcatcgatggaaaaattgtgatAAGGTAATATATTAAAGTTAGGAGAATCtgttttactatttttttagTCTCTATAACCCTTTCTTTCGCAAATTTCTCGTAATATGTATCTGTGGCATAACGGTTAAATGAGATACATCTTGATCGATGATCTTTATAGACGTTACGATATATTAGTTTTTGATTGTGATTAATATCCGCAGTATTTTGATATAGCAAAATATGTACTAATTGATCATTTTTTTCTCTAAGTGTATTTGGATATCTTCTGATGCCTATCATTCTGAGACGAAAGATGAAAAAGGACCCACGCTAAGGATGCTGATCCATCATGGCGACCCCTCCACCCTTTTGGTAAgtgatattaaaataatttatggCGAACTCGAATTTCGGATATCTACATACGCGTACATATAGGGTGGACAAAAATGAACCGAACGTTTTcaattgaatatttttttatgaattcgaattttaaaaagaaatcaattcttttttattaagAAGGAAATTTAgtttcatatattttttaaatactttttttCGGACATAAAATGGCGTAATTGAAGCTTGAAATTATGAACTGTGGTTCATTTTTATTCATCTAAACGAATAACACAGTTGAaatgtaatttattttaaaaaatcgaaaattttttatttacgaTTAATTATTCAATTCGTTATCAcatgaaaaatatataaaaaaatatttttttgtacCAAGTAGTAACTTACATAAAAAATAACGAGACTAGCTTCTAATTGTCGATGTTAAAGTGACTCTTCATTAATCTTCCGATGAGGTGAAGCGTCTGAAACGTTCTGTTCGGTTTAAATCTTTGTTTCAGTAAATAATAGGTAATAACttttaaaaaaataagaatGACTATGAGGGCGGCGAAATCCACCCAAAACACTACATCTTCCATTTctgaaatacaaaattttacatttattgcatttttaagAAACCGTGTTATGCGTATTATACATACATTATTAGCCAAAAGTTTGAAATCACTTTCTAAATTGAGGGAAATATAGATTAATatttgttcaatacacaatttagtAACAGTAGTCAATTCATTGCATTTTTTTATATACAGTACACTCTACTGTTCTGAATAATAACTTGGAGCAAAATTTACTGTACCATACAGTAAAAATTGAATGAAAATTAGCAAGTAATTTCAAACGTTTAGACTCGTAGATTGCATGAATTTGAAAATATCTTACGCATGCTGCGCAAAAGTTGTCGAGGCGCACTGAACTCGCAAAATATCTCTTCGGGTGGGCAATGCAATTTTTCTCTATTATGACTGTACAATGCAGTTATGAGACCTTctaaaccatatcgaatatagcTCAGATACATTATTAACTTCCTATAAATCGGTAAAGTATCTGTTTCACCCAGTCCCTGCACTGCGACCAGCATTAGGGGAACAGACATTGCTGGTCCAGCAAATATACCAttctaaaaaataattacaGAACTAATTAGAACTATTGTCAACATACAACTATAAAATCTTGATCAGAGAAGCATACCACAATATTGAGGGTACTTGCTAT
The Calliopsis andreniformis isolate RMS-2024a chromosome 8, iyCalAndr_principal, whole genome shotgun sequence DNA segment above includes these coding regions:
- the LOC143182563 gene encoding ribonuclease Oy-like, producing MFSRRISLLLFLLAVFNRHAIGRSSNFDIIIFTQRWPATICHLWQENSPWHQCALPSDINEWTIHGIWPSQYHKIGPLFCNPSLPFSISALKPIEGQLKEKWIDIEYGRDSYSLWQHEWEKHGTCAAVLEPMSTEIKYFQKGVSLLKQYDMKNVLSQANIVPGNSYAVTDILNAIQEVLGKRGMVVCRKDKSSGQSYIMEVRVCLNKALELIDCDDAYEYPTNCNTYESVVYPSRSDYYSVQQT
- the LOC143182564 gene encoding uncharacterized protein LOC143182564, with the protein product MIGIRRYPNTLREKNDQLVHILLYQNTADINHNQKLIYRNVYKDHRSRCISFNRYATDTYYEKFAKERVIETKKIVKQILLTLIYYLITIFPSMRLNYHILDTIISRNIFALAVRTRSRLH